From the Solanum lycopersicum chromosome 10, SLM_r2.1 genome, one window contains:
- the LOC101267454 gene encoding squamosa promoter-binding-like protein 8, whose product MLDYNWGEQSSVMLSNDEQNQENEQNREFFDPYGPNTQTYTENPYPHQHFPNIQHQNHQFFHTQNNPTTLYDPRSYETCYTPHPHPQSSMLQQNSGFMVVPKSEPNQFVGNGSGIDFGSSSSSRIGLNLGGRTYFSSSEDHDFVNRLYRRSRAVETAGSIMNTPRCQAEGCNADLTHAKHYHRRHKVCEFHSKASTVIAAGITQRFCQQCSRFHLLSEFDNGKRSCRKRLADHNRRRRKNQQANLENSNKDTTTNSPSDTLARSPADSGAHCSSVTVAISPPRISLDVFRQRP is encoded by the exons ATGTTGGACTATAATTGGGGAGAGCAATCATCTGTTATGCTTTCGAATGAtgaacaaaatcaagaaaatgagcAAAATCGTGAATTCTTTGACCCTTATGGCCCTAATACTCAAACTTACACTGAAAATCCATACCCTCATCAACATTTTCCTAACAttcaacatcaaaatcatcaattttttcacACCCAAAACAACCCTACCACCCTTTATGACCCACGTAGTTATGAAACTTGTtacaccccccacccccaccctcaAAGTTCAATGTTACAACAAAATAGTGGGTTTATGGTTGTTCCAAAAAGTGAACCAAATCAATTTGTGGGTAATGGTAGTGGAATTGattttgggagtagtagtaGTAGTCGAATTGGGTTGAATTTAGGTGGAAGAACATATTTCTCATCTTCTGAAGATCATGATTTTGTGAATCGACTTTATCGACGTTCTAGAGCAGTTGAAACTGCAGGTTCAATAATGAATACTCCTAGATGTCAAGCTGAAGGTTGTAATGCTGATCTTACTCATGCCAAGCATTATCATAGAAGACACAAAGTTTGTGAATTTCACTCCAAAGCATCTACTGTTATCGCCGCTGGCATAACTCAACGATTCTGTCAACAGTGCAGCAG GTTCCATTTGTTGTCGGAATTTGATAATGGAAAGAGAAGTTGTAGGAAACGTTTAGCAGATCATAATCGAAGGAGAAGGAAAAATCAACAAGCAAATTTAGAGAACAGCAATAAAGATACTACCACAAATTCACCATCTGACACTCTTGcta gGTCTCCAGCTGATTCAGGAGCTCATTGTTCATCAGTGACAGTAGCAATTTCTCCACCAAGAATCTCACTGGATGTTTTTAGGCAAAGACCATAA